A single Thermosynechococcus vestitus BP-1 DNA region contains:
- a CDS encoding response regulator transcription factor codes for MTFEASPAQSATILLVDDDPNLVLLVKDYLEMQGYRVLTAAHGNEGLAMLQQQTPDLVICDVMMPQMDGYSFVSAVRQQTHLSWLPVLFLSAKGQTHDRIKGLQTGGDVYLVKPFEPEELLAQIQALLKQTARLREAQGRQALPGPTPPPGIELTPTETRILQYVARGMSNREIAAELHVSQRTVESHVSNMLGKTGCHNRTELARWAIDYHYV; via the coding sequence ATGACCTTTGAGGCATCCCCTGCGCAAAGTGCCACGATTCTACTAGTAGATGACGACCCCAACCTTGTCCTGTTGGTCAAGGATTACCTTGAGATGCAGGGATATCGCGTGCTGACCGCAGCCCATGGCAACGAAGGTCTGGCAATGCTTCAGCAGCAGACGCCCGACTTAGTTATTTGTGATGTGATGATGCCGCAGATGGATGGCTATAGCTTTGTCAGTGCGGTGCGACAACAGACACACCTCAGTTGGTTGCCAGTGCTCTTTCTCTCAGCTAAGGGGCAAACCCACGATCGCATTAAGGGGTTGCAAACCGGCGGTGATGTTTACCTGGTCAAGCCCTTTGAACCGGAGGAACTCCTAGCCCAAATCCAAGCCCTCCTCAAACAAACGGCTCGCCTGCGGGAGGCTCAAGGACGACAAGCCCTCCCTGGACCTACACCACCCCCTGGTATTGAACTCACCCCCACAGAAACCCGAATTCTCCAATATGTTGCCCGCGGAATGTCGAATCGTGAAATTGCTGCAGAGCTACACGTGAGTCAGCGCACCGTGGAAAGTCACGTCAGCAATATGCTAGGGAAAACCGGCTGCCACAATCGCACCGAATTGGCTCGCTGGGCGATCGATTATCATTATGTGTGA
- a CDS encoding sodium/glutamate symporter: MFSLMTVFWAFIFMGVLLLLGRIVRQRWALMASLYMPSSVIAGILGLLLGPGVLGAIASHIAPDSDLVNGLFAEEIREVWKQSPSIFINIVFACLFLGEIIPSPREIWQKAAPQVAFGQILAWGQYVVGLLLTGLILTPIFGMDPVAGALIEITFEGGHGTAAGMADTFRELNFGAGADMALGLATVGLVSGVVFGVALINWARRTGRLQIQPLADFKAEENPDPHPHDDVETRRRRQQLLRELLIDPLSLNFCFVGLAILVGWVILEALRLLERVTWGHTGLKLMAYVPLFPLALIGGIIVQLILTRWRKQYLISRPLINHIGGVALDVTIITALATLSLAAIGENLIPFLLLSLGGIGWNLFVMLYLAPRILPMFWFERGIGDMGQSMGVTSTGLLLIRMVDPHNQSGALESFAYKQILFEPIVGGGLFTAAAPILIRNFGLAPVLGLTSGLLLLWLWFGFWNYGQIRRSLVQN, from the coding sequence ATGTTTAGCCTGATGACCGTTTTTTGGGCGTTTATTTTCATGGGTGTTTTGCTGCTGTTGGGGCGGATTGTGCGGCAGCGTTGGGCACTCATGGCATCCCTCTATATGCCCAGTTCAGTGATTGCGGGTATCTTGGGACTCCTCCTTGGCCCTGGTGTGCTGGGGGCGATCGCCAGTCACATTGCCCCCGACTCGGATTTGGTCAATGGCCTTTTTGCCGAAGAGATCCGTGAAGTTTGGAAACAGTCCCCGAGTATTTTCATCAACATTGTTTTCGCCTGTCTATTTTTAGGGGAGATCATCCCTAGCCCTCGAGAAATTTGGCAGAAAGCCGCACCGCAGGTCGCCTTTGGTCAGATCCTGGCTTGGGGGCAATATGTTGTGGGACTGCTGCTGACTGGGCTGATTCTCACTCCCATATTTGGCATGGATCCGGTTGCTGGTGCCCTGATTGAGATCACCTTTGAGGGGGGGCATGGCACGGCTGCTGGAATGGCCGATACCTTTAGGGAGTTAAACTTTGGCGCTGGTGCTGATATGGCCTTGGGCTTGGCTACGGTGGGTTTGGTCTCGGGGGTGGTTTTTGGGGTGGCACTGATTAACTGGGCCCGGCGCACGGGACGCCTCCAGATACAACCCTTGGCAGACTTCAAAGCTGAGGAGAATCCAGACCCCCATCCCCACGATGACGTAGAAACCCGACGGCGGCGCCAACAACTCCTGCGGGAGTTACTGATTGATCCTTTGTCGTTAAATTTCTGTTTTGTCGGCTTGGCGATTCTTGTGGGCTGGGTGATTCTGGAAGCCCTGCGGCTCTTAGAGCGTGTCACTTGGGGACACACGGGTTTGAAGCTCATGGCCTATGTGCCCCTCTTTCCTTTGGCGCTCATCGGTGGCATTATTGTGCAGTTAATCCTCACCCGTTGGCGCAAACAGTACCTGATTAGCCGGCCACTGATTAACCACATTGGCGGTGTGGCTTTGGATGTAACCATTATTACCGCCTTGGCCACCCTCTCTTTAGCCGCCATTGGTGAAAATCTTATCCCCTTTCTCCTCTTGAGTTTGGGGGGAATCGGTTGGAATCTCTTTGTCATGCTCTATTTGGCGCCACGAATTCTACCCATGTTTTGGTTTGAGCGCGGGATTGGTGATATGGGGCAATCGATGGGGGTGACATCTACTGGATTATTGCTGATTCGTATGGTAGATCCCCATAATCAATCGGGGGCACTGGAAAGTTTTGCCTACAAGCAAATTCTCTTTGAGCCCATTGTCGGGGGTGGGTTATTTACCGCTGCGGCACCGATTCTGATCCGCAATTTTGGTCTTGCGCCGGTCCTAGGACTGACAAGTGGCCTATTGCTGTTGTGGTTGTGGTTTGGTTTTTGGAACTATGGCCAAATCCGGCGATCGCTGGTGCAAAATTGA
- a CDS encoding sucrose synthase, which produces MTCVLLKAVVESDERADLRQFSRILQLGEKRYLLRNDILDAFADYCRDQERPVPPPSESRLSKLVFYTQEIIVDNESLCWIVRPRIAQQEVCRLLVEDLTIVPMTIPELLDLRDRLVNHYHPNEGDVFEIDVQPFYDYSPIIRDAKNIGKGVEFLNRYLSSKLFQDPRQWQQNLFNFLRIHRYNGYQLLINERIRSPQHLSEQVKQALVVLSDRPPTEAYSEFRFELQNLGFEPGWGNTVARVRDTLEILDQLLDSPDHQVLEAFVSRIPMLFRIALISPHGWFGQEGVLGRPDTGGQVVYILDQVKSLEKQMREDLELAGLGVLEAQPKIIVLTRLIPNAEGTLCNQRLEKIYGTNDAWILRVPFREFNPKVTQNWISRFEIWPYLETFAIDAERELRAEFGHVPDLIIGNYSDGNLVAFLLARRLKVTQCNIAHALEKSKYLFSNLYWQDLEDKYHFSLQFTADLIAMNAANFIISSTYQEIVGTPDSIGQYESYQSFTMPDLYHVVNGIELFSPKFNVVPPGVNEQVYFPYYHYTERLEGDRQRLEELLFTLEDPQQIYGYLEAPEKRPLFSMARLDRIKNLTGLAEAFGRSKALQERCNLILVAGKLRTADSSDREEIAEIEKLYQIIHQYNLHGKIRWLGIRLPKADSGEIYRIIADRQGIFVQPALFEAFGLTILEAMISGLPTFGTRFGGPLEIIQDGVNGFYINPTHLEEMAETIVRFLEACDRDPQEWQRISKAGIERVYSTYTWKIHCTRLLSLAKIYGFWNFSSQENREDMMRYMEALFHLLYKPRAQALLAEHLQR; this is translated from the coding sequence ATGACCTGTGTGCTCCTCAAAGCCGTTGTTGAAAGTGATGAACGTGCCGATCTGCGTCAGTTTTCTCGCATTCTGCAACTAGGGGAAAAACGTTATCTCCTGCGCAATGATATTCTGGATGCCTTTGCGGATTACTGTCGCGATCAAGAGCGACCTGTCCCTCCACCCTCAGAATCGCGCCTCAGTAAGCTGGTGTTCTACACCCAAGAGATCATTGTTGACAACGAAAGTCTGTGCTGGATTGTTCGGCCACGGATTGCGCAACAGGAGGTGTGTCGGCTGCTGGTGGAGGATTTGACAATTGTGCCGATGACGATCCCGGAGCTATTGGATCTGCGCGATCGCCTTGTCAATCACTATCATCCCAACGAGGGGGATGTTTTTGAAATTGATGTCCAGCCTTTCTACGACTACTCGCCGATCATCCGCGATGCCAAGAATATCGGTAAGGGGGTGGAATTTCTCAATCGTTACTTATCTAGTAAGCTGTTCCAAGACCCGCGCCAGTGGCAGCAAAACCTCTTTAACTTTTTGCGAATTCACCGCTACAACGGCTATCAACTCCTGATTAATGAGCGGATTCGCTCTCCTCAACACCTCTCAGAACAGGTCAAACAAGCTCTCGTAGTTCTGAGCGATCGCCCCCCCACCGAGGCCTATAGTGAGTTTCGCTTTGAACTGCAAAATCTCGGCTTTGAGCCGGGTTGGGGCAATACTGTTGCCCGGGTGCGCGACACCCTAGAAATTTTGGATCAACTCTTGGATTCTCCCGATCACCAAGTGCTGGAGGCCTTTGTCTCGCGGATTCCCATGCTCTTTCGGATTGCCCTGATTTCTCCCCACGGCTGGTTTGGCCAAGAGGGGGTGCTGGGGCGACCCGACACCGGTGGGCAGGTGGTCTACATCCTCGACCAGGTAAAGAGCCTTGAAAAACAAATGCGGGAAGATTTAGAACTGGCAGGGTTGGGGGTACTGGAGGCACAGCCTAAAATTATTGTCCTGACTCGCCTGATTCCCAATGCGGAAGGAACGCTGTGCAACCAACGCCTAGAGAAAATCTACGGTACCAATGATGCTTGGATCCTGCGGGTCCCCTTCCGGGAATTTAACCCCAAGGTGACGCAAAACTGGATTTCTCGCTTTGAAATCTGGCCCTATTTGGAAACCTTTGCCATTGATGCGGAGCGGGAGTTGCGAGCTGAGTTTGGCCATGTCCCCGACTTGATTATTGGCAACTATTCCGATGGCAACCTGGTGGCTTTCCTGTTGGCGCGGCGACTGAAGGTTACCCAGTGCAACATTGCCCATGCCCTTGAGAAATCTAAATACCTCTTTAGTAACCTCTACTGGCAGGATTTGGAGGATAAGTATCACTTCTCGCTGCAATTTACGGCGGATCTGATTGCCATGAATGCCGCCAACTTTATTATCAGCAGTACCTACCAAGAGATTGTGGGCACACCCGACAGCATCGGCCAGTACGAGTCCTATCAGTCCTTTACAATGCCCGATCTGTACCATGTGGTGAATGGCATTGAACTCTTTAGCCCGAAGTTTAATGTGGTGCCACCGGGGGTCAATGAACAAGTTTACTTTCCCTACTACCACTATACGGAGCGACTAGAGGGCGATCGCCAGCGGTTAGAGGAACTCCTCTTTACCCTTGAAGACCCGCAGCAGATCTATGGTTACTTGGAGGCTCCTGAAAAACGCCCCCTCTTTTCGATGGCACGGCTGGATCGGATTAAGAACCTCACTGGCCTCGCGGAAGCCTTTGGCCGCAGCAAAGCACTGCAGGAGCGCTGCAACTTAATTTTGGTGGCGGGCAAGTTACGCACCGCAGACTCCAGCGATCGCGAGGAAATTGCCGAGATTGAGAAGCTCTACCAAATCATCCACCAATACAATCTCCACGGCAAAATTCGCTGGCTAGGGATTCGTTTACCGAAAGCAGATTCGGGGGAGATTTATCGCATTATTGCCGATCGCCAAGGGATTTTTGTCCAGCCTGCTTTGTTTGAAGCCTTTGGCTTGACCATTCTCGAGGCAATGATCAGTGGTCTGCCCACCTTCGGTACGCGCTTTGGTGGCCCTCTGGAAATTATCCAAGATGGGGTGAATGGCTTTTATATCAACCCAACCCACTTAGAAGAAATGGCCGAAACCATCGTCCGCTTTCTGGAGGCTTGCGATCGCGATCCTCAGGAGTGGCAACGGATTTCCAAAGCCGGTATCGAGCGGGTTTATAGCACCTACACTTGGAAAATTCACTGCACCCGCCTGCTCTCCCTCGCCAAGATCTACGGCTTCTGGAACTTCTCTTCCCAAGAAAACCGCGAAGACATGATGCGCTACATGGAAGCCTTGTTCCATCTACTCTATAAACCCCGCGCCCAAGCCCTACTGGCGGAGCACCTGCAGCGGTGA
- a CDS encoding alpha/beta fold hydrolase has protein sequence MNRYRRQLVEPYRYGVQREWCWRGWQSRYGFWRPASEGHRGSPVILLHGFGASLRHWRYNLRLLGEYQPTYALDLMGLGAAEKPVAAYGAEFWAAQVHAFWQGIVGQPAVMVGNSIGALIALTCAYHYPQMAAGVVMLSLPDPAVREELIPRAIAPLVGAIEQIFTAPWLLRALFYTIRQPAIVKRWAQLAYANPACVDDELLEILLSPAYDRHSDRAFVQIIRAMSRPDFGPSAKRMLNSVSQPLLLIWGKQDRFIPPMLSRQFPQVQPRLEVVELDHSGHCPHDEQPDRLNGLLLDWLRRHELLRG, from the coding sequence ATGAATAGGTACAGGAGACAACTGGTGGAGCCCTATCGCTATGGCGTCCAGCGGGAATGGTGCTGGCGGGGCTGGCAGAGTCGCTATGGTTTTTGGCGACCCGCTTCTGAGGGGCATCGGGGGTCTCCTGTGATCTTGCTGCACGGCTTTGGGGCATCTCTACGGCACTGGCGGTACAATTTACGGCTGCTAGGAGAGTATCAGCCAACGTATGCCCTTGATTTGATGGGGTTGGGGGCAGCCGAAAAGCCCGTTGCTGCCTATGGTGCTGAGTTTTGGGCGGCTCAGGTGCACGCCTTTTGGCAAGGAATTGTTGGGCAACCAGCAGTGATGGTTGGCAACTCCATTGGCGCCTTGATTGCCCTCACCTGTGCCTACCACTACCCGCAGATGGCGGCGGGAGTAGTGATGTTGAGTCTGCCGGATCCAGCCGTGCGCGAAGAGTTGATTCCACGGGCGATCGCGCCCCTTGTGGGGGCAATTGAACAGATTTTTACCGCCCCTTGGCTGCTGCGGGCCCTGTTTTACACCATTCGCCAACCCGCCATTGTCAAGCGCTGGGCACAGTTGGCCTACGCCAACCCCGCCTGTGTGGATGATGAATTGCTGGAAATTCTGCTTAGCCCGGCCTACGACCGCCATAGCGATCGCGCCTTTGTGCAAATCATTCGCGCCATGAGCCGTCCAGACTTCGGACCCAGCGCCAAGAGGATGCTCAACAGTGTGTCCCAACCCCTATTACTGATTTGGGGAAAACAGGATCGCTTCATTCCCCCAATGCTTAGCCGGCAGTTTCCACAGGTCCAACCAAGACTGGAAGTGGTGGAGCTAGATCACAGCGGGCACTGCCCCCACGATGAACAGCCCGATCGCCTCAATGGCCTACTTTTGGATTGGTTGCGCCGCCACGAACTTTTGAGGGGTTGA